In one window of Bacteroidota bacterium DNA:
- a CDS encoding NAD-dependent epimerase/dehydratase family protein, with amino-acid sequence MVEQAVLSAPDLLGTVLRLPAVYGPGDRQHRLRPYLRRMDDGRPAILLSEKQAGWQWTRGYVENVAAAIALAVTDERAAGRVYNIGEATTPTEREWVGQIGAVAGWTGRIVTVPAERLPEPLRPPFDVRYGLATDTSRIREELGYAEPVGRREALKRTIAWERRHRDTLPLDYASEDAVLRAEKP; translated from the coding sequence TTGGTCGAGCAGGCTGTCCTGAGCGCGCCGGACCTGCTCGGCACCGTCCTCCGGCTCCCCGCCGTCTACGGACCGGGCGACCGGCAGCACCGGCTCCGGCCGTACCTCCGGCGCATGGACGACGGCCGTCCCGCCATTCTGCTGTCGGAAAAGCAAGCGGGCTGGCAGTGGACGAGAGGCTACGTTGAGAACGTGGCGGCCGCTATCGCCCTCGCGGTGACTGACGAACGGGCAGCCGGGCGCGTCTATAACATCGGAGAGGCGACGACACCGACCGAGCGGGAGTGGGTGGGCCAGATTGGAGCGGTGGCTGGCTGGACAGGACGGATCGTCACCGTTCCGGCCGAGCGCTTGCCCGAGCCTCTCCGGCCTCCGTTTGACGTCCGCTACGGTCTCGCCACAGACACGAGCCGTATCCGCGAAGAACTGGGCTATGCCGAGCCCGTCGGTCGGCGTGAGGCCCTGAAACGAACCATCGCGTGGGAGCGGCGACACCGCGACACACTACCTCTTGACTACGCATCGGAGGACGCTGTACTTCGCGCCGAGAAGCCATAA
- a CDS encoding type II toxin-antitoxin system RelE/ParE family toxin has protein sequence MARVIWSPQALADLEAVGDYLAREAPTYAQAFVDGAFAAVERLEVFPNSGRAVPEIEDAALREIIYKGYRIFHLVSDAEGEEEVEILSVFHSTRQFGGSEGREP, from the coding sequence GTGGCACGAGTAATCTGGTCTCCGCAGGCGCTGGCCGACCTCGAAGCTGTCGGCGACTACCTCGCACGCGAGGCACCGACTTACGCTCAGGCGTTCGTAGACGGCGCGTTCGCTGCGGTCGAGCGCTTGGAGGTCTTCCCCAACTCAGGCCGTGCGGTGCCGGAGATCGAGGACGCTGCGCTGCGCGAGATTATCTACAAAGGCTACCGCATCTTCCACCTCGTCAGTGACGCAGAGGGCGAGGAAGAGGTAGAGATTCTCTCGGTGTTCCACTCGACCCGGCAGTTCGGTGGAAGCGAAGGGCGCGAACCTTAG
- a CDS encoding M48 family metalloprotease — MNPHLRPLFFLFLLAALPLVGCGQASTNLITGETVRGAYTWQQEVQIGREADQQIIAQFGLYDDPGLEAYVERMGQEVLQTSAYSEPTTPAEIRNTPFYFRLLDSDVVNAFALPGGYTYITRGLLAHLENEAQLAVVLGHEIGHVLGRHSSQRALRAQQGQIGLLGAAVLGGVVGGGGVAEGILNYGGTGVQLLFLSNSREAERESDRAGVAYAEFAGYDGAEAARFFRSLSRLSAQGGGSLPSFLSTHPDPGEREQTIPQLAAQYDTGTAVNSAAYLRQIDGLVLGTNPRQGFTENGVFYHPDLRFEFDYPNGWQVANGAAAVQIAEQNGRAIIQFTFAQESSAQAAGRAFAGQQGLQVSDQSPTRINGNTAYTVTGTASTQQGEVALLATFVEYDGNVFQFLGYTGAGDLGTYRDAFDRTARSFDRLTDSDKLNRQPVRLDVFEANRTAPFQTFLSGRPMPTGLDANGLAIMNEVSLGEQIPAGTPLKLPQR; from the coding sequence ATGAATCCCCACCTCCGGCCCCTCTTCTTCCTGTTCCTGCTCGCCGCGCTGCCCCTCGTCGGGTGCGGCCAGGCGTCGACCAACCTCATCACCGGCGAGACCGTGCGCGGGGCGTATACCTGGCAGCAGGAGGTCCAGATCGGCCGCGAGGCCGACCAGCAGATCATCGCCCAGTTCGGTCTCTACGACGATCCCGGCCTCGAGGCCTACGTCGAGCGGATGGGCCAGGAGGTGCTCCAGACGAGTGCCTACTCCGAGCCCACCACGCCGGCCGAGATCCGCAACACGCCGTTCTACTTCCGCCTCCTCGACAGCGATGTGGTCAACGCCTTCGCCCTGCCGGGCGGCTACACGTACATCACGCGCGGCCTCCTGGCCCACCTCGAAAACGAGGCCCAGCTCGCCGTCGTCCTCGGGCACGAGATCGGGCACGTCCTCGGGCGGCACTCGTCGCAGCGAGCGCTGCGGGCGCAGCAGGGCCAGATCGGGCTGCTCGGCGCGGCGGTGCTCGGCGGGGTCGTCGGCGGCGGGGGTGTGGCCGAGGGCATCCTGAACTACGGCGGGACCGGCGTCCAGCTCCTCTTCCTCTCCAACAGCCGCGAGGCCGAGCGCGAGTCCGACCGCGCCGGCGTGGCCTACGCCGAGTTCGCGGGCTACGACGGGGCCGAGGCCGCGCGCTTCTTCCGCTCGCTCAGCCGCCTGAGCGCCCAGGGCGGCGGCAGCCTCCCCTCGTTCCTCTCGACCCACCCCGACCCGGGCGAGCGCGAGCAGACGATCCCCCAGCTCGCCGCGCAGTACGACACCGGCACCGCCGTCAACAGCGCCGCCTACCTCCGCCAGATCGACGGCCTCGTCCTCGGCACGAACCCGCGCCAGGGCTTTACTGAGAACGGCGTCTTCTACCACCCCGACCTCCGCTTCGAGTTCGACTACCCCAACGGCTGGCAGGTCGCGAATGGCGCGGCGGCGGTCCAGATCGCCGAGCAGAACGGGCGGGCGATCATCCAGTTCACGTTCGCGCAGGAATCCTCGGCGCAGGCCGCCGGGCGGGCCTTCGCCGGGCAGCAGGGGTTGCAGGTCTCGGACCAGAGCCCCACCCGCATCAACGGCAACACGGCCTACACCGTCACCGGGACGGCCAGCACGCAGCAGGGCGAGGTCGCGCTCCTCGCCACGTTCGTCGAGTATGACGGCAACGTCTTCCAATTCCTCGGGTACACCGGCGCGGGCGACCTCGGCACCTACCGCGACGCGTTCGACCGCACCGCCCGCAGCTTCGACCGCCTGACCGACAGCGACAAGCTGAACCGCCAGCCTGTTCGCCTCGACGTATTCGAGGCCAACCGGACGGCGCCGTTCCAGACGTTCCTCAGCGGCCGCCCGATGCCGACCGGTCTGGATGCCAACGGCCTCGCCATCATGAACGAGGTGTCGCTCGGCGAGCAGATCCCGGCCGGCACCCCCCTCAAGCTGCCCCAGCGCTGA